The Argentina anserina chromosome 3, drPotAnse1.1, whole genome shotgun sequence genome includes a region encoding these proteins:
- the LOC126789282 gene encoding BTB/POZ domain-containing protein At5g60050, producing the protein MAAENALKSKEVSAMIKHGFISDQSLSFSPSRSTISKLHYSSSSPTSKTPPSPPPPPFSAAQFTRPSNSQTLYEMMSGEHHHRDSDRSSSSLHQKVHKLIETAPFRNPALVSGDVRLTVVAKDGFKVSMDVHKSVLALKSRFFAEKMRKDRGVAHCVEISDCDDVEVYVETVVLMYCEDLKKRLMGEEVSRVLALLKVSAALMFDEGIASCLEYLEAVPWSEEEEEKVKSQLSDLQLCDKASDQVLLRVSLEPSTSARADEILSRLLTGVLQAKDDRARREMKTLISRLLREDAVNDGNRLDVSKETLYHLCHRCLSSLVLCLSEATGVDEKRDRGLLMAEIAREADNMQWIVDIMVDKKMGEDFVKLWADQKELAVLHSKIPTMYRHEISRITAGLCIAIGSRHLLVPKDTRFSLLSTWLEALYEDFGWMKRASRSVDKKLVEEGLSQTILTLPLHQQQAIMLNWFDRFLNKGDDCPNIQKAFEVWWRRAFIKHVAEQEDHRLQITVCDYPS; encoded by the exons ATGGCGGCCGAGAACGCACTGAAATCCAAAGAAGTCTCGGCGATGATCAAACACGGCTTCATCTCCGACCAATCCCTCTCATTCTCGCCGTCAAGATCCACCATTTCCAAGCTCCActactcctcctcctcccccaCCTCCAAAACCCCACCCTCCCCTCCGCCGCCGCCCTTCTCCGCCGCGCAATTCACCCGGCCGAGCAACTCCCAGACCCTCTACGAGATGATGTCTGGCGAGCACCACCACCGGGACTCCGACCGTAGTAGTAGTAGTCTCCACCAGAAAGTCCACAAGCTCATCGAAACGGCGCCGTTTAGGAACCCGGCCCTTGTTTCTGGTGACGTCAGGCTGACGGTGGTGGCCAAGGATGGGTTCAAGGTGTCAATGGATGTGCACAAGAGTGTGCTGGCTTTGAAAAGCCGGTTCTTTGCAGAGAAGATGAGGAAAGATAGAGGGGTTGCACATTGTGTGGAGATTTCTGATTGTGATGATGTGGAGGTCTATGTGGAGACTGTGGTGTTGAtgtactgtgaggatttgaaGAAGAGGTTGATGGGTGAGGAGGTCTCCAGAGTTCTGGCTTTGCTAAAG GTCTCTGCGGCTCTCATGTTTGATGAAGGCATTGCCTCATGCTTGGAGTACTTGGAAGCAGTTCCATGGTccgaggaggaagaggagaaagTTAAATCTCAACTCAGTGATCTTCAGCTTTGTGACAAGGCCAGTGATCAAGTTTTGCTCAGAGTGTCCTTGGAACCATCCACGTCTGCTAGAGCTGATGAAATCTTATCAAGACTGCTCACTGGTGTTCTTCAAGCAAAAGATGATAGAGCCCGTCGAGAAATGAAGACTCTCATTTCCAGGTTGCTGAGAGAAGATGCAGTGAATGATGGGAATAGGCTTGATGTGTCTAAAGAAACCCTTTACCATCTTTGCCATAGATGTTTGAGTTCCCTTGTCTTGTGCCTATCCGAAGCTACAGGAGTGGACGAAAAGCGAGACCGGGGGTTATTGATGGCCGAGATAGCAAGAGAGGCTGACAACATGCAGTGGATTGTTGATATAATGGTAGACAAGAAAATGGGTGAAGACTTTGTGAAATTATGGGCAGATCAGAAGGAGCTTGCAGTCCTCCACTCAAAGATTCCAACCATGTACCGACATGAAATCAGCAGAATCACAGCCGGGTTATGCATCGCAATTGGGAGTAGGCATTTGCTGGTGCCAAAAGACACAAGGTTCTCTTTGTTGTCGACCTGGCTGGAAGCACTTTATGAGGACTTTGGATGGATGAAGAGGGCGTCGCGATCTGTTGACAAGAAACTCGTTGAAGAGGGTCTAAGCCAAACGATTCTTACACTTCCTTTGCATCAACAACAGGCCATAATGCTGAACTGGTTTGACCGATTTCTAAACAAGGGAGATGACTGTCCCAACATTCAGAAGGCGTTTGAAGTTTGGTGGAGGAGAGCTTTCATTAAACATGTGGCAGAGCAGGAAGATCATAGGTTGCAGATAACTGTTTGTGATTATCCCAGTTGA